A section of the Phaseolus vulgaris cultivar G19833 chromosome 8, P. vulgaris v2.0, whole genome shotgun sequence genome encodes:
- the LOC137824458 gene encoding uncharacterized protein, with the protein MSEKALRDLNTILGTERKNEDSGKTCLTKPSVDSADENIEERQKKKTSSSLVSPAVNGNQTVTVNSGAEVVNTEVEYIESENLNDVEDIDTCLKTLLAGLDSKDWVLVCDTLNNVRRLSLFHKEAMLDMLGDVISSIAKSLKNPRSAVCKTAIMTSADVFSAYNDLIIDSLDPLLVQLLLKASQDKRFVCEAAEKALISMTTWISPISLLPKLQPYLKNKNPRIRAKASICFSRSVPLLGAEGIKTYGIDKLIQVAASQLSDQLPESREAARALLLELQNVYEKFNDLMVSSVNEHTVTEHTINEQTINDHTVNEHAMNDHTANDHSVNEHPEMSSWESFCQSKLSPLSAQAVLRVTSIAREGLVS; encoded by the exons ATGTCAGAGAAAGCTCTTAGAGATCTCAATACAATTCTTGGAACTGAAAGGAAGAATGAGGACTCCGGTAAGACATGTTTAACCAAGCCTTCTGTAGACAGTGCTGATGAAAATATTGAAGAACGGCAAAAGAAAAAGACTTCTTCCTCCTTGGTTTCTCCAGCTGTTAATGGAAATCAGACTGTGACTGTTAATTCTGGTGCGGAGGTTGTAAATACAGAAGTAGAATACATTGAATCTGAGAACTTGAATGATGTAGAAGATATTGATACTTGTCTCAAG ACCCTCTTAGCTGGACTTGACTCAAAGGATTGGGTCCTGGTTTGTGATACACTAAATAACGTACGGCGGTTATCTTTATTTCATAAGGAAGCAATGCTTGATATGCT GGGAGATGTGATCTCATCTATTGCAAAGTCCCTGAAAAATCCTAGAAGTGCTGTTTGTAAAACTGCGATTATGACATCTGCTGACGTTTTCAGCGCATATAATGATCTTATAATAGATTCACTGGATCCTCTG CTAGTACAACTTCTTCTCAAGGCTTCACAGGACAAACGCTTTGTATGTGAGGCAGCTGAAAAAGCCTTGATATCAATGACTACATGGATTTCCCCTATTTCTCTATTGCCAAAATTGCAACCATATCTTAAGAACAAGAATCCTCGTATCCGTGCAAAGGCATCTATTTGCTTTTCTCGAAGTGTCCCACTGCTG ggTGCAGAAGGCATAAAGACATATGGGATTGACAAATTGATCCAAGTAGCTGCATCGCAGTTGAGTGACCAACTCCCTGAGTCCAGGGAAGCAGCTCGAGCTCTACTTCTTGAGCTTCAAAATGTGTATGAGAAATTTAATGATCTCATGGTATCCTCTGTCAACGAGCATACTGTCACGGAGCACACTATCAACGAGCAGACTATCAATGATCACACTGTCAATGAGCACGCAATGAATGATCACACTGCCAACGATCATAGTGTGAATGAGCATCCAGAGATGAGTTCTTGGGAAAGCTTCTGTCAGTCAAAACTTTCACCTCTAAGTGCGCAAGCTGTACTTCGTGTGACCAGTATCGCTCGGGAGGGTCTTGTTTCATGA